A window from Opitutia bacterium ISCC 52 encodes these proteins:
- a CDS encoding spermine synthase, translating into MKPRINLAEITVGDGDSLCLLEHDGAHAISFNGTELMHSKASASEKMLGTLGVGRLNKETEARVLVGGLGLGNTLRYALKSLGPPAVVEMVEIFPEVLDWYREHLEPLNGPILDDPRVLVSNGDVARRILKAKPQTYDAILLDTDNGSIPMVDKSNKMLYSYMGVRAVKEALKPNGRVVYWSAGKDDKFESRLKSAGFQVKGIPAKVHERAKRDAYMIYTADLRN; encoded by the coding sequence ATGAAACCACGTATCAATCTCGCTGAAATTACGGTTGGTGATGGAGATTCACTCTGTCTCCTCGAACATGACGGCGCTCACGCTATCAGCTTTAACGGGACTGAGCTCATGCACTCAAAGGCCAGTGCTTCTGAGAAGATGCTAGGCACACTTGGAGTGGGGCGCTTGAATAAGGAAACTGAGGCTCGTGTATTGGTCGGTGGATTAGGATTGGGAAACACTTTGCGCTATGCGCTAAAATCGTTGGGGCCTCCCGCCGTAGTCGAGATGGTCGAAATTTTCCCTGAAGTGCTGGATTGGTATCGGGAGCATCTAGAGCCACTCAATGGGCCGATACTGGATGATCCTCGTGTACTCGTTTCCAATGGTGATGTAGCTCGTCGCATACTAAAAGCGAAGCCTCAAACCTACGATGCGATATTACTGGATACGGATAACGGATCGATTCCTATGGTCGATAAGTCCAATAAGATGCTCTATTCCTACATGGGGGTTCGAGCGGTCAAGGAGGCACTGAAACCCAATGGTCGTGTAGTCTATTGGTCGGCGGGGAAAGACGACAAATTTGAGAGTCGATTAAAGTCGGCTGGTTTCCAGGTAAAGGGAATCCCAGCTAAGGTACACGAGCGAGCTAAGCGCGATGCCTATATGATCTATACCGCTGACCTGAGGAATTAG
- a CDS encoding GntR family transcriptional regulator, translated as MTISEHIENDLKEKIRNGDLLSDKLTLTGLAEAYEVSLTPVRVALERLIEDKYILKGINGRLRINTRRKSKTKSKIRKPVPGLPSLNWDTIITEDVIQLSILGESVYLREESFAQKHGVGRTVIRQAFNRLAGSGLIEHIPRRGWLVHPFREQDMLDYIEMRETLELKALQLAKKHLDPGVLKEFIKSNSPDSKGKPQLNNELHSYWIEESGNRYIRSFFSQFGIYYNYLFTYSTVATSVIDEKATEHRRILKALLRKDWEAASKALRQHIRSQRPNVTHLFEQISKQSGKSKTAI; from the coding sequence GTGACTATTTCTGAACATATCGAAAATGACCTAAAGGAAAAGATCCGCAATGGCGATCTCTTGTCAGACAAACTGACCCTCACTGGATTGGCCGAAGCGTACGAAGTCAGTCTAACGCCTGTTCGGGTCGCTTTGGAACGTCTGATTGAGGACAAATATATTCTCAAAGGGATCAATGGCCGCTTGCGCATTAACACGCGACGGAAATCAAAGACCAAATCCAAAATACGAAAACCGGTCCCCGGCCTTCCATCGCTCAACTGGGACACAATCATCACAGAGGATGTTATCCAACTCAGCATACTCGGTGAGTCGGTTTACCTGAGGGAAGAATCATTCGCTCAAAAGCATGGGGTCGGTAGAACAGTCATACGACAGGCATTCAATCGTCTAGCGGGTTCAGGCTTAATCGAGCATATCCCACGACGAGGTTGGCTGGTGCATCCATTTCGCGAACAGGATATGCTGGACTATATCGAGATGCGTGAAACACTCGAGCTGAAGGCGCTTCAACTGGCCAAAAAGCATTTGGATCCGGGTGTCTTAAAAGAGTTCATAAAGTCCAACTCCCCTGACTCAAAAGGAAAGCCCCAACTCAATAATGAACTCCATAGCTACTGGATCGAAGAATCGGGTAATCGCTACATACGATCTTTCTTCTCACAGTTTGGTATCTATTACAATTACCTGTTTACATACTCCACGGTAGCTACCTCAGTCATCGATGAAAAAGCGACCGAACATCGTCGTATTCTAAAAGCACTACTCCGAAAGGATTGGGAGGCAGCATCCAAGGCCCTACGGCAACACATCCGTTCTCAGCGACCGAATGTGACGCACCTTTTCGAACAAATCAGCAAGCAATCAGGAAAGAGTAAGACAGCGATCTAA
- a CDS encoding metallophosphoesterase, with translation MIHSFSRFKRRLAVFTVVLLSLSVAEAAAKSFSIGVIADCQYCSDPGTGKRKYSLSEKKLQACIDYLNTMDLAYVIHLGDFIDKDFESFEVVAPIYDQLKAPHYHVLGNHDFSVDDSLKSKVPERLGLTSRYYDFEMHGWRFVVLDGNDVSFHAHPEGSAEYLKAEQYYTENQITSPKWNGALGVEQLSWLKQTLDQAERTGEKVILYSHFPVYPENDHNSWNAKEVVSLLSGYDCVKAYINGHNHAGNYAHREGIHYMTMKGMVDTTETAYSVVEIKEDSLEVRGYGREEDRVLELR, from the coding sequence ATGATTCATTCCTTTTCCCGATTCAAAAGAAGGCTGGCTGTTTTTACAGTTGTGCTGCTTTCGTTGTCAGTGGCAGAAGCAGCTGCCAAATCCTTTTCGATCGGGGTCATTGCTGATTGTCAGTATTGTTCTGATCCCGGGACCGGGAAGCGAAAGTATTCTCTCTCGGAGAAAAAGCTTCAAGCATGTATTGATTACCTCAATACTATGGATCTGGCATACGTGATTCATCTTGGGGATTTTATTGATAAGGATTTTGAAAGCTTTGAGGTGGTGGCTCCCATCTATGATCAGTTGAAAGCGCCGCACTATCATGTGCTTGGGAATCACGACTTCTCAGTTGATGATTCGTTAAAGTCCAAGGTTCCGGAGCGGCTGGGGCTGACGTCTCGCTACTACGACTTTGAGATGCACGGTTGGCGCTTTGTCGTGTTGGATGGTAATGATGTTAGCTTTCATGCTCATCCTGAAGGCAGTGCTGAGTATCTTAAGGCGGAGCAGTATTATACGGAAAACCAAATTACCTCACCTAAGTGGAATGGTGCTCTGGGGGTGGAGCAACTAAGCTGGCTGAAGCAAACGCTCGATCAAGCAGAACGAACAGGAGAGAAAGTGATCCTGTATAGTCATTTCCCTGTTTACCCGGAGAATGACCACAATTCATGGAATGCAAAAGAGGTGGTATCATTACTATCTGGATACGATTGCGTGAAGGCCTATATTAATGGGCACAATCATGCAGGCAACTACGCCCATCGAGAGGGGATTCATTATATGACAATGAAAGGTATGGTGGATACAACCGAGACTGCCTATTCGGTCGTTGAAATAAAAGAGGACTCGCTTGAGGTTCGTGGGTATGGTCGGGAAGAGGACCGTGTTCTGGAACTGCGCTAG
- a CDS encoding Xaa-Pro peptidase family protein, with translation MSDSKTAVVMSGLPEVHLSLFRRIQFSVHDPVVLIELEGGDKKVLILRDIEMERARAKARVTDVHCPADFAPAGGLSGDRETATAQATVECLRQHGIELVYGDRLLPLAYVDRIQKAGIQVQFDPDLGVLERRQKTEEEVAWLREAQGVTEQAIEMVCRAIAQADARSDGVLESKGQALTSEALRFEVDKFFLKQGYGGDPAIIAAGPSASDCHYLGSGEIKTGEPVIVDIFPKNRATQYCGDSTRTVVHGDIPDEVIRMHTAVQEAKQAGMNTTRAGVGGQVVHEATLASLLASGFASGLPSSDDPDSYCAMTHGTGHGIGLEVHEPPLLDYKGLELVSGDALTIEPGLYSKSIGGVRLEDMVIVREDGCENLNKLPEDLDWK, from the coding sequence ATGTCTGATTCTAAAACTGCAGTTGTTATGTCTGGACTTCCAGAAGTCCATTTGTCGCTTTTTCGGCGTATTCAATTCTCGGTACACGATCCGGTTGTACTGATAGAGTTGGAGGGGGGGGATAAGAAGGTGCTTATTCTTCGAGATATAGAAATGGAACGCGCCAGGGCAAAGGCTCGCGTGACAGACGTGCATTGTCCTGCAGATTTTGCGCCCGCGGGAGGACTCTCAGGCGACCGGGAAACGGCTACCGCTCAAGCGACTGTGGAGTGTCTCCGGCAACATGGGATCGAGCTTGTTTATGGGGATCGCCTATTGCCCCTGGCTTATGTGGACCGTATCCAAAAGGCGGGAATCCAAGTCCAGTTTGATCCCGACCTCGGAGTGCTCGAACGGAGACAGAAAACGGAAGAAGAAGTTGCATGGTTGCGTGAGGCCCAGGGGGTTACGGAACAGGCCATCGAAATGGTCTGCCGCGCCATCGCTCAGGCAGATGCGAGATCGGATGGTGTCTTAGAATCGAAAGGGCAGGCATTAACATCTGAGGCCTTAAGGTTTGAAGTAGATAAATTCTTTCTAAAACAGGGGTATGGTGGAGATCCGGCGATAATCGCTGCAGGACCGTCCGCTTCTGATTGTCACTATTTGGGCTCTGGTGAAATTAAAACAGGTGAGCCTGTGATCGTAGATATTTTCCCGAAGAATCGAGCCACTCAATATTGTGGCGATTCTACCCGCACGGTCGTTCATGGCGATATACCAGATGAAGTCATTCGTATGCACACTGCTGTTCAAGAAGCTAAACAAGCTGGAATGAATACAACGCGAGCGGGTGTTGGTGGTCAGGTCGTGCACGAGGCCACCTTAGCAAGTCTCCTAGCGAGTGGCTTCGCCTCTGGTTTACCCTCATCTGATGATCCAGATAGTTATTGTGCCATGACTCATGGGACCGGGCATGGAATTGGTCTGGAAGTCCACGAGCCACCGCTTCTCGATTACAAGGGACTCGAATTGGTAAGTGGAGATGCACTGACTATTGAACCTGGCCTGTATTCCAAATCCATTGGAGGGGTCCGATTGGAGGATATGGTGATTGTTCGCGAGGATGGTTGTGAGAATTTGAATAAACTCCCTGAGGATCTCGACTGGAAATAA
- a CDS encoding polysaccharide deacetylase family protein, giving the protein MLRLPRSIFLLSLLFPGSLWAANEERLVVLTFDDAVKSHRTFVAPLLKELGFGATFYVTYNWMDDTENFMRWEDIKELHELGFEIGNHTWTHRDMGDPSNARRLAGELGLVNWNLQKQGIPDPVTFAYPGNRFGPEAFEVLQANGYQFARRGMQPETAYGKMESGPLYDPAIHHPLLVPTTADAYPEWDLNYFKEVVDRAEPGKFVVLQFHGVPDVAHPWVHTDEEAFKSFMQYLKDGDFKVISLQEVADFLPDGYEAPEDPLVGYRWSRAKAINTLSLEQEATRENLEYWVDNMRRFHHYSWGEIADVSGYTVPEIQELAAGFGEVIQPGEDKLTLLPYPGGRHPRIGALSSMLDPMRGTKLSIFLPWDKRQYAVLDVPEALFCQLGVTFLGHTHVPTIWDKDKITIENSDWSMTQAGDYENEWKLPNGMEVRVLVKPLRDSVEMELEVYNGSDVDMEFINGQVYIMLKGAHEFDLQTRDNKVLTDKIAAVHSEDKTRWILTEWDQLRRTWDNPQCPCVHFDPILNPCKVGETVRVKGRIWFYEGTEIPAEYTQTH; this is encoded by the coding sequence ATGCTTCGTTTACCCCGTTCTATCTTCCTCCTATCACTTTTATTCCCTGGAAGTTTATGGGCGGCCAACGAAGAGAGACTAGTGGTGTTGACCTTCGACGATGCCGTGAAGTCGCATCGTACCTTTGTCGCTCCACTCCTGAAGGAACTTGGATTTGGAGCTACTTTCTATGTCACCTACAATTGGATGGATGACACAGAAAACTTCATGAGATGGGAGGATATAAAGGAGCTTCATGAGCTGGGCTTCGAGATTGGAAACCACACATGGACCCATCGAGATATGGGAGATCCCTCGAATGCGAGACGACTTGCAGGTGAACTAGGGCTGGTGAATTGGAACCTGCAAAAGCAGGGCATTCCCGATCCTGTTACCTTCGCCTATCCTGGAAACAGGTTTGGGCCGGAGGCGTTTGAAGTGCTTCAAGCAAATGGTTATCAGTTTGCGCGTCGTGGGATGCAGCCTGAAACGGCTTATGGAAAAATGGAGTCGGGGCCCCTCTACGATCCAGCCATTCATCATCCTTTGTTGGTGCCTACGACTGCTGATGCATACCCTGAGTGGGATTTGAATTACTTTAAGGAGGTTGTGGATAGAGCGGAACCCGGGAAGTTTGTGGTACTGCAGTTTCATGGAGTACCTGATGTGGCTCACCCCTGGGTCCATACCGATGAAGAAGCCTTTAAATCATTCATGCAGTATTTGAAAGATGGGGACTTTAAGGTGATATCACTTCAGGAAGTTGCCGATTTTTTGCCGGATGGATATGAAGCACCTGAAGATCCCTTGGTTGGATATCGCTGGTCGAGAGCGAAAGCGATAAACACCCTGTCTCTTGAGCAGGAGGCCACACGAGAGAATCTCGAATACTGGGTTGATAATATGCGCCGATTTCACCACTACAGCTGGGGTGAGATTGCGGATGTATCCGGATATACCGTTCCAGAGATTCAGGAACTGGCTGCCGGTTTTGGTGAAGTCATCCAGCCGGGCGAGGATAAACTTACCTTATTGCCTTATCCCGGGGGGCGTCATCCGCGGATAGGAGCTTTGTCCAGTATGCTTGACCCTATGCGTGGGACCAAGCTGAGTATTTTTCTTCCTTGGGATAAAAGACAATATGCGGTTTTGGATGTGCCAGAGGCTTTGTTCTGTCAGCTGGGAGTGACCTTTCTTGGACACACGCATGTGCCCACGATTTGGGATAAGGATAAGATCACCATTGAGAACTCTGATTGGTCAATGACTCAGGCAGGTGACTATGAAAACGAGTGGAAACTACCGAACGGCATGGAAGTCCGTGTATTAGTTAAGCCACTACGTGATTCTGTTGAGATGGAGTTGGAGGTTTATAATGGCTCCGACGTGGATATGGAGTTTATCAATGGACAGGTTTACATCATGCTTAAGGGGGCTCATGAATTTGATTTACAGACCCGCGATAATAAAGTGCTCACGGATAAAATTGCTGCCGTTCATTCTGAGGATAAGACCCGTTGGATATTGACGGAGTGGGATCAGTTGCGTCGGACCTGGGATAATCCACAATGTCCTTGTGTGCATTTTGATCCTATCTTGAATCCTTGTAAGGTAGGAGAAACGGTTCGGGTGAAAGGACGCATCTGGTTTTATGAAGGAACTGAGATTCCTGCTGAATATACGCAAACTCACTAA
- a CDS encoding sulfatase, producing MKVSTLRLFLLSMFFALPLAAEKPNILFIAIDDLNDWVSPLGGHPQVQTPNMERLAQRGTTFLNAHCQSPLCNPSRTSLMTSMRPSSTGIYGLAPWFREVDEFKYVLSLPQYLETQGYTTYSTGKIYHGGYGRKENDSEFQVMGPAAGVGVKPPEKLVTTPFGNHPLVDWGTFPHQDEDKGDWKVASWAEEVLDGKPKGPWFLSVGFFLPHVPNYATQKWFDLYPEESIQLPPWIPGDRNDTSRSSWYTHWYLPEPRLKFIRETHQWRNLVRSYLATVSFVDSQVGRVLDALERNGLAENTIVVLWSDHGYHLGEKDITGKNTLWDRSTRVPLIFAGPGVGINKKTNRPAELLDIYPTLLELTDLPENDKLEGHSLVPQLENPEAKREWPAITTHNQGNHSIRTEDWRYIVYRDGEEELYDMNEDPHEWNNLAYNSKYGRVKKLMRKWLPEEDRLPAPGSRARILVFDKDEIIWEDKIIQDSDEIPGL from the coding sequence ATGAAAGTATCTACCCTTCGATTATTTCTTCTCTCAATGTTCTTCGCCCTGCCGTTGGCAGCGGAGAAGCCCAATATTCTTTTCATCGCCATTGACGACCTCAACGATTGGGTCAGCCCCCTGGGTGGACACCCACAAGTCCAGACTCCCAATATGGAACGTTTGGCACAGCGGGGCACTACCTTTCTCAATGCCCATTGCCAATCACCGCTCTGCAATCCGTCACGAACGAGTCTCATGACGAGCATGCGTCCAAGTTCAACAGGCATCTATGGATTGGCTCCGTGGTTTCGCGAAGTAGATGAGTTTAAATACGTTCTCTCTCTCCCCCAATACCTTGAAACTCAGGGTTACACGACCTACTCAACCGGTAAAATCTATCATGGCGGGTACGGTCGAAAAGAAAACGACAGTGAGTTCCAGGTCATGGGCCCTGCGGCAGGAGTTGGCGTCAAACCACCTGAGAAGCTGGTGACAACTCCCTTTGGCAACCATCCCCTGGTAGACTGGGGAACGTTTCCTCACCAGGACGAAGACAAAGGTGACTGGAAAGTCGCCAGTTGGGCTGAAGAGGTTCTCGATGGAAAACCGAAAGGCCCCTGGTTTTTGTCGGTTGGATTTTTCCTCCCCCACGTACCCAATTACGCGACCCAAAAGTGGTTTGATCTCTATCCAGAAGAATCGATTCAACTTCCCCCCTGGATACCGGGAGACCGCAATGACACATCTCGCTCTTCCTGGTACACCCACTGGTACTTACCAGAGCCGCGTCTGAAGTTTATTCGGGAGACCCACCAATGGCGAAACCTTGTTCGTAGCTACTTGGCTACCGTTAGTTTCGTGGATAGTCAGGTAGGTCGCGTATTGGACGCATTGGAGCGCAATGGCCTGGCTGAAAATACCATCGTCGTGTTGTGGTCGGATCACGGCTATCACCTGGGCGAGAAAGACATTACGGGAAAGAACACGCTTTGGGATCGTTCCACACGCGTGCCGCTCATCTTTGCCGGACCCGGCGTAGGTATAAATAAGAAAACCAACCGCCCAGCCGAATTACTCGACATCTACCCCACGCTTCTGGAACTCACCGATCTACCCGAAAATGATAAGCTCGAAGGCCATAGTCTAGTACCTCAACTGGAAAATCCGGAAGCGAAGCGCGAGTGGCCAGCCATCACCACTCACAATCAAGGCAACCACAGCATACGCACCGAAGACTGGCGTTACATTGTTTACCGAGATGGAGAGGAAGAACTCTACGACATGAATGAAGATCCACATGAATGGAACAATCTGGCTTATAACTCCAAGTATGGACGGGTTAAGAAACTCATGCGTAAATGGCTACCTGAAGAAGATCGTCTACCGGCTCCTGGCAGCCGAGCTCGTATCCTGGTTTTCGACAAAGACGAAATTATCTGGGAAGATAAAATCATTCAGGATAGCGACGAAATACCCGGACTGTAA
- a CDS encoding sulfatase codes for MTDFRIFLVFLFSALSSTLFAAKQPNILFIMSDDHTTQAFGAYGSRLASLNPTPHIDQLANEGMLFTQVFCNNSICTPSRASIITGQYPQTNGVLDLLGRIAPERQYLPKEMHKAGYETAMIGKWHLKEEPAAFDYYNVLPGQGRYNNPVTRDMKKGAWPENTSQHEGHSSDVITDLSLDWLKSRDTSKPFFLMHHFKAPHDMFVNAKRYDSYLEDMEIPEPDNLYDQPAAGFGSPSTRGHNDEMINTIGASISKRNNQWGLGQRLGIDESIPEPEYTSVVYQTYLKRYLRCVKGVDDNVNRLVDYLKEEGIYDNTLIIYTGDQGFFLGEHDFFDKRWMYEEGMRMPFIVRYPKTVEQGSQSDLLINNTDFAPTLIEFAGGFVPDFMQGDSFAETLLGEEQHGWRDATYYRYWMHMAHKLCNPAHFGIRTRKYKLIFFYGADYEDPPRMNYWGSQADIATPPGWELYDVENDPHEMNNLYLNPEYVETIAELKDRLKSLREELNETDENFPHIQKIIDKHWDD; via the coding sequence ATGACTGATTTTAGGATTTTCCTGGTTTTCCTTTTCTCCGCTCTCAGCTCTACGCTCTTCGCTGCGAAGCAACCCAACATCCTGTTCATTATGTCGGATGACCATACGACCCAGGCTTTTGGGGCTTATGGTTCTCGCTTGGCGTCGCTTAATCCGACTCCGCATATCGATCAGTTGGCAAACGAAGGAATGCTCTTCACTCAGGTTTTTTGTAATAATTCCATCTGTACACCGAGCCGCGCATCGATCATTACCGGGCAATATCCTCAAACGAATGGCGTATTGGATTTGTTAGGACGAATCGCTCCCGAACGACAATACTTGCCCAAGGAAATGCATAAAGCGGGTTATGAGACCGCCATGATTGGCAAATGGCATCTCAAGGAGGAACCTGCTGCGTTTGATTACTACAATGTCCTGCCTGGGCAGGGTCGGTATAACAATCCGGTCACTCGAGACATGAAGAAGGGTGCTTGGCCTGAGAATACCAGTCAACACGAAGGTCACTCCTCGGACGTCATCACGGACCTCAGTCTGGATTGGCTCAAGAGTAGGGATACAAGCAAACCATTTTTTCTCATGCATCACTTCAAGGCGCCCCACGATATGTTCGTGAATGCAAAGCGCTACGATTCCTATTTAGAGGATATGGAAATACCTGAACCGGACAATCTGTATGATCAGCCGGCGGCTGGTTTTGGATCCCCGTCCACTCGAGGTCACAACGACGAAATGATCAACACTATCGGTGCTTCCATTTCCAAGCGAAACAATCAGTGGGGGTTGGGGCAGCGGCTGGGAATTGATGAGTCCATTCCTGAGCCCGAATATACCTCTGTTGTATATCAGACCTATCTGAAACGCTACCTACGTTGCGTCAAAGGCGTGGATGACAACGTCAATCGCCTGGTTGATTACTTGAAAGAGGAAGGTATCTACGACAACACCTTGATTATCTATACCGGCGACCAGGGCTTCTTTTTGGGTGAACATGATTTTTTCGACAAGCGTTGGATGTATGAGGAAGGCATGCGGATGCCCTTTATTGTTCGCTATCCGAAAACAGTGGAGCAGGGGAGTCAATCTGACCTGTTAATCAATAATACGGATTTCGCTCCGACCCTAATTGAATTTGCAGGAGGCTTCGTGCCCGACTTCATGCAGGGCGATAGCTTTGCCGAAACCTTGCTTGGCGAAGAGCAACACGGTTGGCGCGATGCGACATACTACCGCTACTGGATGCACATGGCACACAAATTGTGTAATCCTGCTCACTTCGGAATCAGGACACGTAAATACAAGCTGATCTTTTTCTACGGCGCGGATTATGAAGACCCACCCCGCATGAACTACTGGGGCTCTCAGGCAGATATTGCCACGCCTCCGGGTTGGGAGCTCTATGATGTGGAGAATGATCCGCATGAAATGAACAACCTGTATTTGAATCCGGAATACGTAGAGACCATTGCGGAGCTTAAAGACCGACTTAAGTCTCTTCGTGAAGAACTTAACGAGACCGACGAAAATTTCCCCCACATCCAAAAGATCATCGATAAGCATTGGGATGATTAA
- a CDS encoding S9 family peptidase, whose protein sequence is MPLSSIQGNNIMAQWEEIPETVDDPSLFTLQEVIDEKAIETKKEAQNAWRPEGASCLVLEKSESVEGGKDLFDWNPETDEKTLLLSADKFIPEGKDKTLKLENQSNLTWSPDEKKLLIYTNTKKVWRINSRGDYWVLDLKTYELRQLGAKFDEATLMFAKFSPDSKRVAYVQDRDVYAEDLKNNRIRKLTSRKKESIVNGTSDWVYEEEFRLRDGFAWSPDSKSIAYVQFDTEGVGTFPLTNYLAGKYPEVTPLPYPKVGTTNSSVRIGVTSSTRARTKWFDDLPGDPRMHYIPRFTWTDNSEELVFQRLNRNQNHSILWMADVKSGKLNPFFEEQSDTWIDVHNHMTWFDDGQAFLWQSDEDGYRHFYRVNRDGQAKTLITKGDYDVISMLKFDEDNGWLYFIASPEDATQRYLFRERIDGTGEAERLTPMDSSGTHAYRLSSDATRAFHSFSNANTPPSYDLVELPSHRVIHSGEDNAEARTQMKERNFQQVSFLTIDIGEDFDLPAYMIKPYNFDPSKKYPVLFYVYGEPVGQTVKDTWQKSQWYQYLAQRGYIVMSIDNRGTSAPLGRKWRHHLHHNIGIYSSHDQSAAVRKLLETYPYLDADRIAVTGFSGGGSMSLNLLFRYPELYSLAMAGGFISDQLLYDTVYQERYMGLPEDNPDGYKIGSPITHTENLQGNLLIFHGTQDDNCHYQNFENLVNELIRLNKQFTAVPYTGGTHSIKSAGDGQGTAHNLKTKTWYLMNHIQPGPRAQ, encoded by the coding sequence ATGCCCTTAAGCTCAATTCAAGGAAACAACATCATGGCCCAGTGGGAAGAAATCCCTGAAACCGTCGATGATCCGTCGCTGTTTACTCTCCAAGAGGTCATCGACGAAAAAGCGATCGAAACCAAAAAAGAGGCCCAAAACGCTTGGCGCCCGGAAGGAGCCAGTTGCCTCGTTCTTGAAAAATCAGAATCCGTTGAAGGCGGTAAAGACCTCTTCGACTGGAACCCGGAGACCGACGAAAAGACCTTATTGCTGTCCGCCGATAAATTCATTCCCGAAGGAAAGGACAAAACCCTCAAGCTTGAGAATCAAAGTAACCTTACCTGGTCACCGGATGAGAAGAAACTACTCATTTACACCAACACCAAGAAAGTGTGGCGGATCAATTCCCGAGGAGACTATTGGGTGCTGGATCTCAAAACCTATGAACTTCGGCAACTGGGTGCCAAGTTCGATGAAGCCACCCTCATGTTTGCCAAGTTTTCTCCAGACTCGAAGCGAGTCGCCTATGTACAGGATCGGGACGTCTATGCGGAGGATTTGAAAAACAACCGGATTCGGAAGCTGACTTCCCGTAAAAAAGAGAGCATCGTCAATGGGACATCTGACTGGGTGTATGAAGAAGAATTTCGATTACGCGATGGTTTTGCCTGGAGCCCCGATAGTAAATCTATCGCCTATGTCCAATTCGACACTGAAGGGGTGGGCACCTTTCCTCTCACCAATTACCTGGCAGGCAAGTATCCCGAGGTAACACCTCTGCCCTACCCGAAGGTGGGAACGACAAATTCGTCGGTGCGCATTGGAGTTACCAGCTCGACCCGCGCTCGCACCAAATGGTTCGATGACCTGCCCGGCGATCCACGCATGCACTACATCCCCCGATTTACCTGGACTGACAATTCAGAGGAGCTCGTTTTTCAACGATTGAATCGCAATCAGAACCACAGTATCCTCTGGATGGCGGATGTAAAGTCGGGCAAGCTGAATCCGTTTTTCGAAGAGCAGAGCGATACCTGGATCGATGTTCACAACCACATGACCTGGTTCGACGATGGGCAGGCATTTCTGTGGCAAAGTGATGAGGATGGTTATCGTCACTTTTACCGTGTAAATCGCGACGGCCAAGCAAAGACACTCATCACCAAAGGCGACTACGACGTCATAAGTATGCTCAAGTTTGACGAAGACAATGGGTGGCTCTACTTCATTGCATCACCCGAAGACGCCACCCAGCGCTATCTCTTCCGTGAACGCATTGATGGCACGGGCGAAGCTGAGCGGTTGACTCCCATGGATAGCAGCGGAACACACGCGTATCGACTTTCCAGTGACGCGACACGTGCATTCCATAGTTTCTCCAACGCGAACACGCCCCCTTCCTACGACCTGGTCGAGCTCCCTAGCCACCGGGTCATTCACTCAGGCGAAGACAATGCAGAAGCCCGAACCCAAATGAAGGAGCGAAACTTTCAGCAGGTATCCTTCCTCACTATCGATATCGGTGAAGACTTCGACCTTCCAGCCTACATGATCAAGCCCTACAACTTTGATCCATCGAAGAAGTATCCGGTCCTGTTCTATGTGTATGGAGAGCCTGTCGGTCAAACCGTCAAAGACACTTGGCAGAAGAGCCAGTGGTACCAATACCTGGCACAACGAGGCTACATCGTCATGTCGATCGACAATCGTGGCACATCTGCCCCACTCGGCCGGAAGTGGCGTCACCACCTCCATCACAACATCGGCATTTATTCTTCACACGACCAATCAGCTGCTGTTAGGAAACTGCTTGAAACGTATCCCTACCTCGACGCGGATCGTATTGCGGTAACCGGCTTCAGCGGTGGAGGCTCCATGAGCCTCAACCTGCTCTTCCGTTATCCTGAACTCTACAGCCTGGCAATGGCTGGAGGTTTTATCAGCGATCAGTTGCTTTACGATACGGTTTATCAGGAACGCTACATGGGCCTCCCCGAAGATAATCCAGACGGATACAAAATCGGTTCACCCATCACTCACACAGAAAACCTGCAAGGAAACCTGCTTATCTTTCACGGCACGCAGGACGATAACTGCCACTATCAGAATTTTGAGAATCTGGTTAATGAACTTATCCGTCTCAACAAACAATTCACAGCGGTCCCCTATACCGGCGGCACCCACTCCATTAAGTCTGCTGGTGACGGACAAGGCACCGCCCACAATCTAAAGACCAAAACCTGGTATCTAATGAACCATATTCAGCCGGGACCGAGAGCGCAGTGA